The genomic interval TTGGCAACGACCGTCTTTCCTTCGTGAACGGTTACGGTGACATTTGCGGGAAGCTCATACTTCTCGTTGGCTTTGTTGGACACCTCGGAGATCACATAATCGCCGATGCGCAGCCCCTCGATGTGGATCTGACCCTTCTCATCGGTCACAAAGTCCTTGCTGAAAGCATTGCCGGTGATATCCGAGCCCTCCACACGGAAGGTAAAGCCCTTCAGCACGCCGTCATCCGAAGTCTTTTCAATGCGGATGCCTCCGGTCTGTGCCTGGTTGGCAAAGCCCTTTCCGGCCTCATTTTCCACGACGACGGTTTTACCATCTTCCTTAATGGAGAAACTGTAGGTCTTCTCATCAAGGAAGAAGCCCTTGGGGGCCTCAGTTTCCTTCAGCGTGTAATCACCGTAGGGCAGATCATCCAGCTTGTAGACGCCGTCGGACAACTCCTCCGTCTGGCCCACAAGCTTTCCGTCACGGTACACCTCAAAGACTGCGCCGTTCAGGTGATGATCGGGATAGTCTTTATCCACCTTGGTCAGCTGAACGCTGCCGCGAATGAGCTTGTTGGTGATCTCGATCTCGACCACAGCGCCGTTCTGATCTACCTTCACGGTATAAGGCGTCTCATCCAGCACATAGCCCTCCGGTGCAGCGATTTCACGAGCCACATACTCGCCATAAGGGATGTCCGCGAAGGAGAAGCTGCCGTCCTCTGCAGAAACGGTGGTCAGGACAGGCTCTGTGCCGTCAGTAAGGAACAGGCCGATGGTAGCTCCGGCCAGCGCCTTGCCGTCCTCATCCTTCTTCATGCCGTGGATCTCTCCGTAGATCATCTCGTTGGTAATGCTCTTTCCGTCATTGACAGCAAGCTCTACCACGGGAATTTCCTGACCGGCATAGGCAAAGGTCACAGGGTACTTCTCATCGGAGAGCATATAGTGGCTGTCGGTGCTGATTTCCTTGACATAGTAGCTGCCGAAGGGAACATCGCTCTTGAGCACGGCTTTCCCGTTTTCGTCAAGGGACAGAATCTCAATCAGTCCGTCCGCAGGAATGACAGAGCCGTCTGCTGCGGTAAGCTCCTCGGCGGCATAGAAGCCGAAGGTCACGGCGGAAAGCTCGTTATTCATGCCGATACCGAACTGCTTGTTCTGCTCCAGTACCTTGGAAAGAGAAATCCGCGCCTTCTGTCTGTCATTGCAGAAGCTGGCAGCGGTTTCGGTGATCTCAATCTCCTGGCCGGCGTAGACAAGCTCTGCGGTATGGGCGTCCTTGTTAATGACCATGCCGTCGGGGGCTTTCATCTCGGTGATTTCGTATTTTCCCAGATACAGCGGCTTGCTCTCCGCCATGCCGTCTGCGCCGGTAGTCACTGTATCCACCACCTCGCCGGCGCTGCAGCGCAGCGTACCATCCGGGGTGTAGATGTCCGCCGCAGCCTTGATCTCATAGGTTGCTCCTGCAAGACCCTGCACCGTATAGACCGGCTGGTAGACTCCGTCCGCCGCCGTGACGGTGGCAAACACCTCGCCGGTTTTGGAAATCTTGATGATGCCCTTCTGTGCGTAATTGCCAAGCTTCACTGCAACGACCGTCACGCCGCTTTCCTCGGTGGAATTCTCTTCGGTCACATCGAACTTGACCGCCTCATGACTGAGCACATAGCCGTAAGGGGCAGAGACCTCCTTGAGGGAGTAGCCCTTGCCGAACTCCAGCTTTTCCGGCGTGATGAGCATGCCGGCGTCATTGGTGTAGAAGGTGTCGATGGTGGTAACCTCCGGATAGGTAAAGGTCATTTCCACCTTGGAGCCATCCGGACGGAAGATCTGGAAGCCCGCACCCGCATAGGGAATGGTATTGCCGGTCTCCGCATCCACCTTGATGACCTTAATGAAGGACTCGAAGTTAGCGTTGTTGATGAGGTAGCGATAGGTCTCGCCGTCCTTGGCAATGAACACATCAAAGTCGCTCATCAGCTCACGGCCCTCCCAGCCGGAAACCTGATGCACGGTATACACGCCGTAGGGCAGGTCCTTGCTCTGGGCAAAGCCGTTTTCATCGCAGGTCAGATAGTCCCGCTCCGTATCCTTTGCCGCCTCATAGCTGCCGGCAGATTTCAGATAGACGGCAAAAATCGCGCCTTCTTCGGGCGTTTCAATTTGTGTGTCGCCGTTATCCGAGTGCTTGATGATGGCGATATTGCCCTTCTGCACCTGCTCGGCAACAGCCACAGCAGGCGCAGCGTTCAGCTCAACGGTGTAATTGGCCGCCTCTGCACCGACAGCATAAACGGTGCTGTCCAGCAGATAGCCCTCGGAGGGGCTGATCTCACGAATCGTCCAGTCGTCGCCGCAGACATAATAGCCGGTGGTGAACTGGCCGTTCTCGTCGGTGTAGTAGGTATCCGCAAGCTGATCGCCCTTATAAATGCCGTAGGCGGCACCGGCAAGCGAAGCGTCGCCCTGCGCCGTTCCGCTCTCACAGTCGCTCTTGGTGACGGTGACATTGAACTTTTTGAGGATGTTGGAAACGCTCTTATTGGTTACACTGTTCCATTCCACTGCGGCGCTCTGGCTGTCGGGAACCACATAGCGAATGGCGGTGTCCATCTCCTCCAGCGTGTAGCCGGTGCCGATGAGCACATCCCGGAAGGTTGCCACACCGTTTTCATCGGTGACGGCGTATTCATCCACGGGCAGCCCGCTGAGGGAGGTTCCGGAAAGGTGGAACTTCACCCCCTGATTCAGTCCGTCCTCGGAGGTCTTGGTCACGGTCAACTCGCCGCGGCGGAGCACATTGTTAAAGGAAACCGTTGCCGTCTGTCCAGCAAGCACGGTGACACGGTGGCTTTCCTGGGGCACATACTTGTCATAGCTCTGCTCAGTGACGGTATAGGTGCCGGGCATCAGATTGTCGATGTGAATTTCACCGTTTCGGTCGGTGGTAACGCTCTGATTGACGCCCTCGCCGGTGATGGTGAAGGTAATGCCGTCCACCCTGCCGTCCTCGCTGGTCTTGATGATTTTGGCGCTGCCGTAGCTGACCTTCAGCTTGACAAATGCCCTTACGGGGTCGCTGACGGAGGCCGTATAGGTGATGGTATCCTGAACGCCGCCGTTGGGGCCGTACTTATAGTCCGTCCAAACAAGAACGCCGCAGCGGGAAGCGCTTCGACTTGCGGAGATCGTCACATTGCCGCTGGGAGCCGTATCGGTGGTGATAGTGAGCGTGTTGCCCGACACGCTGAAATGGAAGCCTGTCTCACTGGCGGAGAAGGTAAACTGTGACAGCACACGGTTGGTATCCGTGAGCTCGGCAATGTACTGACTGCCGTCCCACGCAAGCTCAATGGTCCTTGCGCCGCCGCTGCTTCTGCTCATAAAGCTCGGGCAAACGGCGTGGCTCTGCACGCTGGACTCGATGCTGTCGTAATAGTCCATGATTCGGCTATACAGCGGATGATTGGGGGAAACCAGCGACAGGATCTCGTCATAGCCGCCGGTGCTCACATGGTCAAAGTCCGCATCGCGCTCGCCCACAACCGTTTCCCAAACGAGCAGCTGGGTAGCGAAGGCGTGGGCCAACTTATCCGCATCGGAATCGTTCTGCGATCTCCACGAGGTGGAAAGGTTGCCCTGATAGCCATACTGCATGATACGCCCCAGCAGCAGCTTAATGTCGTCCGGCTCGATGGTGTTGTTGTACTGGCTGGGATAGTTATCCCAGAAATCCTCACCGAAGCCGTAATAGGTATCGCCGACATTTCGGGAGAGGCCGGGCTCGATGCAGTAGCATACCTTCCCGTCAAAGGAATCCATACAGTGCAGGGTGGTGTAGTTGCTGGAGCCTGTTGTCCAGCCGTTCATGTAGGTTTTTGCGGAGTGCCCCCATGCGTCCTCGGAGTAAATCTGAGCAGCGTCCCCGTCACGGGGGAAGGAAATCATATAGGACTCCGCTGTTTCGCTTGCGGCGAAGGCCGTGGTCGTGCCAAAGCCCGCAAGCACGGTGAATGCCATGAGGACTGCAAGCAGCCCCGACATTCCTCTTTTGAGAATCTTCTTCATTCGTTCTGTCCTCCTTCAAGGCATGAAAAAAGCACCGTGCTTCCACGATGCTCATTTCGGTGTATTGATTTGTTGATGATTATGCGTACCCGATATAGATCAGGTAGCTGCTTGTGCCGACGCATTCGTACCAGATCCAGACAGCAGTTATCTCCCCATCCTTCGCATATCTGTTCAGGCGTGAGTTAATGTCTCGCTCCAGGTAGATGCAGGTCGGCTTCGCGGTGATCGGATTGTCCCAGCAATCGGTTGCTGAGCTATCCAAGGTCAGCCCCAAGCTCACCGCCGTGCTTTTTGCGTAGGAAATCCAGCAGTCGATATCAAATGTGGGCTCGGGCTTCGGAGTCGGTTCCGGCTCGGTTATCGCAGGAATGGATGGTTCCTCTGTGGGGTTCTCTGTTTCCACCGGCTCCTCCGGAAGCACGGGCGGCTGCTTGGTTTCCTCCGATGCCGGCGCATTCGATTCCGTGGGTGCGCTTGCCGGCTCAGAAGAAACAGCAGAGCCGCTTTCGTGCTTGTCCTCATTTGATATGCAAACTGCTGGATCGGCGGCTTCTGTCGGGGCTTTTGTGGGAGCGTTTGGTTCTGTGGATACCGGCTCAAAAGAAGCAGGCGTTTCTTCCTGCGGCGTTGGAGCTTTCGGTGTGTTTGCTGCCGCTTGCCCTTGCAAGGGCTCTGCGGCGCATCCGGAAAGCAATACAGAAAGCAGGAGCGCGCACAACATGAGATTCTTTTTCATGGGATGACCTCCTATGGCTGTTTTTCTCATATTGTACGAACGCACCCGGTTTTTCTCAACTGTACCGCCTGTCTATTTTTCTTTTGAGCTGGTATTGCCGGTAAATGAGGGGGGGGAGAGTGTGAGAGGGGGAACGGCGCTGACGCAGCGTCAAAAGGGTAGACTGCTCCCTTGGCGAAGAACCTATCTTGCGTCATTCCGACTTTTCTGCCTTTCCTGATACCGGTGATAATATTCCAGCGCTTTCAGAATATACTCACCGGTTTTTTCGTAGGGAACGCTGGCAGGGATAAACCTTCTGGCCTCGGCGTACTTGATGTTGATTTTCTCCCTCTGGTTCGGCTTTTCCTCGCTCATGATCGACTCGATGACCTCGTTATTCAGCTTTCCGTCCTGGGAGAACCGCTTCAGCTTAATGGCCTGGGCAAGGGACGGCGTGGCATCTGCGTAGGCGATTTGCTCCAGCAGGGCGCGCTGTTCCTCTTTTTGCAGGTACGAAAGCTCCACCGCCGGTCTGAACGCAATGCGCCCCTCGTCAACCAAATCCAGAAGTTCCGGAATGAGCTCGGTAAGGCGAATATAGCGGAAGATAGTATTTTTGCTTTCTCCCACTTCCGCAGCCATTTCGTCTGAGGATTTTGTTCCAAAAGAATTGTTCCCCAATGGGGAATAATTATCTTGAGCTGGTCTGCCTGCTTGTCTCTTCATGGCCTCCAAGCGCATCTTGTACGAAAAAGCTTTTTCACTGGGCAGTATCACAGAGCGCTGCAGGTTCGATTCCACCATTAGAATGATGGCCTCGTCGCGGGTCATCTCCCGCACCTCGGCTTTCACGGTATCAAAGCCGGCAAGCTCACAGGCCTTCTTTCTGCGATGCCCCGATACGATTTCGTACCGCCCGTCCTCCTTCGGTCGGAGGGTGACAGGGGTGATGATCCCGCGCTCCTTGATACTCTGGACAAGCTGATCCATGTCCTCGTCCAGCTTCACCTTGAAGGGATGGTCTGGGAAATCGTCGATCTCCGAGAGGGGAATATCATAAATGCGCGGGAGCTTGTTTTCCTTTCGCTCCGCGTCATTCATGAAAAGCTCATCGTACCCGGTCAGGCCCAGATCGATTTTTTGCACGCTCTTCAATCTCTGTCACCTCCTTCGTCAGAGCCTCATACGCTGCTGCGACCTTGCCGTTCCTGTCGTGAGAGAAGATGCTTTCTCCGGAAAGACTGCACTCCGCAGCTCTTACCGAAAAGGGAATCTCGGAACGAAACACGCGGATGTTCTCTCCCACGGTAGAACGAAGCGAGGAAATAATCGCCTTGGCGTTGTTGGTGCGGTTATCCACCATCGTCAGCAAAATGCCGTCAATCTTTAATCTCGGGTTGATCTGCCGCTTGATCTTTGAAATGGAGCGCAGAAGCAGGTTAAGACCTTTGGTTGACAGGAAGTTCGGCTGAGACGGGATAATCACACTGTCTGCCGCAACCAGCGCATTGACCGTCATCATACCCAGCGAGGGCATACAGTCAATCAGAATGTAGTCGTAGCTTTTTCTCATGCCGTCGATGGCGTTCTTCAGAACATACTCACGGCTCATGACATTAAACAGGCCCGTTTCCATACCGGAGAGTTCAATGTTGGAGGGGAGCAAATCCACACCCTCCTGGTGCCGGATAATTGCACCCTCTGCAAGCGGCTCATCATCAATGACCGACTGCATAAGGGACGACAGCGATACATCCAGCTCGTCGGGGTTCTTTATGCCGAGGCTCACGGTTAAGCTGCCCTGCGGGTCAGCATCCACCAGCAGGACCCGTTTCCCGGAGCTTGCAAGTCCCACGCCGAGATTGACTGTGGTCGTCGTTTTGCCAACGCCGCCCTTCTGATTCGTGATGGCGATCACCTTACAGTTTTCCATGGGGTTTTCCTCCTTTCTCTTTATTTGAATCATTTCTGATCCACGAAAGCCTCAAAATACCTTTTGGGGCTTTCGTCACTGCATTTCATTTTTCCTCGAACCCAAAATGCAGAAAAGGAAATCAACAGGCGTTCGGCTGCTGACCGAACTCATAGGAATCTCACCTCTGCCGGGTACTCCGCCAGCCCCATAGGGAAGTATCATTGTCCCTGAATCGTTTCATCGCCTTATCCGTAGCAAGCGGATATTTCAGAATGGTTCGGAATCGCTACCAACCTTGCTTTCCGTGATAACCCTTTCTGGCAGGAAGTTCGTGGCGCACCTTCATTCGGCTGGGGCCTTCGCCCCCGATCAGGAATGTACCTGTTGAATGTGTATTCGGTTTTCAAGGTTCACGAGGGCGATTGTTTTGTCCCTCACTTGGTAGGCAACGAAAACGGGCAAAAATTAACCCCCCTCCAAAAAAATTTTCGATTTTTTTGAAAAACGCAGATTTGTGAGTCCGCACTTGATTCTGAGATAATAAAAAAGCACCCTTGACGGGTGCGGAATACCTATAAGAGATGTCGATAGGTTGTCTGTCTCTCTGGAACAAATTCCAAAGTATCAAATTGATACTTTGGAATGCGCTACTTGATACTTTGGGACGCAATTTTGCCTTCGTAGCCAATGGGCTGATGGCTAAAACAAAAAAGGACGAGCCACCCGATATGGATAGCTCGTCCTTACCTCATTTTGATTGTAGGTTGTCTAAGTACTTCCAGCGTCGATAGTTTTGCAGACTGCTGATGTGCCACTCGCTCTTTCGGGGTATCGTCCTGAATGCGTTTGAACAGAAAAAATCAATCAGGTATATCTTGGGGATCATATTCATCGCCCTGATGGAAAAATACTTCACCTTGCCTTTGTTGCACCAGCGGTTAATTACCGGAATAGCATATCCCGTGATCTCACTGACCTTTTTAACTTCAAGAACATCTGGATATTCTTTGAGGAGGAACCGATAATACTCATGCAAATCTTCGCCGTCGATTTTAATTTCCGACGAATAATGTTGCCGAACCGTTCTTCCGCTTTCTTTGTACCATCCCTCCGGTACAGCGTAGAACTCAGGATGATTTTCCCGATCTTCTATAAAAGCCATCAGATCTTCTTTCCTGATTTTGTAGCACCGGGTTTTCTTCCCCGAATAAATGCACGGCAGCTTTCCGCTTTTCAGATAATAGAGTGCTGTTCGTTTGCTGCAATGGCAAAGCAAGCGCACCTGTTCCTTAGCCAGAATATCCGGCACTTTTGACCAATCAATGTCATTGATTTTCATAACATACACCTCTGTCATTTGTTCGGTGGAAGACACCTGTGTATGCTATGCTGTTCTAACATCGTTCTAACATTTCTAACGCGAATTCTAACAAAACTGCCAAAATCGGCTCATTTTTGGCTTTCATTCGAACCCCTTGAAAAATCAAGCTTTTTCAAGGGTGAATGCCAAAATACCTTGATACAGCTATGGTTTTGGGCGGACAAAATAGCCTGAAAGCGATACGAAAAAACCACAAAAGTCATAATGGTTGAAAAGACTCGAAATTTTTGGAAGCTCCGGCCGTTTCGTCCGCTGAAAATGTCCGCCGCACAGGGCTTTGCGCGGGTTCGGATTTCACAATTTCATATCGTTCTTGCGTGTTTTTCTTGCATTCTTCCGGAGCAGGGATTACACTTGAGGTATACGGAGAGTTGTCCGAGAGGTCGAAGGTGCGACACTCGAAATGTCGTGTTCCCAAAAGGAACCTAGGGTTCGAATCCCTAACTCTCCGCCAAAAACCCAGTCATATCAAGGCTTTTGCCCATATGACTGGGCTTTTCTTTTCTCTCAAGGTCACATCGGCGTACATGATTTTCGGCAAGAGCTCAGGTGTGCCAGCCGGTTTGCCTTGTGTCCGGCAGGGTCAGGATATTGTCCATCACATTTGCCGAGGTGATCTTGGACTTGTAATCCAAATGGCTGTAAATATTCGCCGTCGTGCCAATATCGCTGTGACCCAGCCACTCCTGGATTTGCTTCAGAGGCACATCGTTCGCCAAAAGCAGTGAGGCACAGCTGTGTCTAAGGTCGTGAAAGCGAATGTGCCGCAGACCGTTCTGCTCCAGCAGCTTGCTGAAATTGGCGGTAACGCTTCTGGGGTTGAAGATATTGCCCATGGCATCCACAAAAACATAACCGTCATACTTTTTGCTGTAGCAATTTCCGCATACCCGCCGATTTTCCTTTTGCTGCTCCCTCAGCGCCAGCAGCTTTTCCCGGATATTGCTGACCAGCGGCAGGGAGCGCAGGCTGGATTTCGTCTTGGCGCGGTCTGCGCAGACGATTTCACTTTTGCCGTCTATCTTTGCGTTGGTTACGATGTGCTTAATGGTGATGGTGTCCCGCTCAAAGTCGATGGCGTCCCATTTCAGCCCCAGTGCCTCGCTGCGGCGCAGGCCGTAAAAGGCGGTCATCTGAATCAGCAGGGAGTACGGATGATCCTTGGACGCTTCCAGCAGCCTCTCCAGCTCCTCCTGCCGGTAATAGTCCGCAATGTACCGCTGCTTCTTGGGGCGCTCCACCTTGTCGGCGGGGTTGAAGGGAATCAGGTCCATTTTGACGGCGTATTTCAGCGCCTTGTGGATATTGGCGTGATAGTGGATCACCGTACCGGGCGACACGGTTTTCAGCTCATGCAGATAAAAGCTCTGAATGTGCTTGGCTTGGATTCCGTCCAGCGTCAGTCCGGTGTTTCGGAAATACGGTGCGATCTTTCCCTTTACCATCTGCGTGTAAGAGGAAAAGGTGGTCTTTTCCACCGAGCTGCGGATAATCTCCAGCCACAGCTCCATGTAGTCGGCAAACAGCATATCAGAGGAGATGTCCTCGTTCTCCTTGCTCACAACCGGCGGGACAAAGCTCTTGCGGGTGTCCAGCAGCAGCTTCTCGGCGCGGCGCTTGTTTCCCTTTGCGGGAAGTCCTGTGGGAATCCACGGCTGCCTGCGTTTGCCGTTGGCGTCCGTGTAATTCAGCACCATGTAGTAATTGTCGTTTTTTATTTGCAGGTGTCCTGCTATCATAAACTCTACCTCCTTTGCGGATAGCACATGAACGGGCACCCTTTCGGACCGTTTTTATTATACGCCCGGCGGGAATGCCCGTCCAATGTGCCATACAGGTTCAAATCCCGGCTACGCCGCCGGCTGCGGATTTCCCGCCGAGAGTGCGTAGCGGATCACATTGATTTTCGGTACGCGGTATGCATTGCCGATTTTCATACCGGGGATGTCGCCGTCGCCGATCAGCGCATAGGCCAGATGACGGCTGATTTTCAGCATGGACTGGACCTGGGCAACGTTCACAATGTCGGGGTAATCCGTGAACATCACCTCATACATGGTCTGCAGCTCGGTCTTCGTCACTGAAACCACCTCCTCCGTCGTCGCGCATAAAGCTGTTGAGCCTTCTTTCGACCATGTGAAGCACATAATGGACCTCGCTTTGGCTCAGATTAAAGGACAATACATGTCCTTCTTCGTCAGTGAGATTGATGGTCATTCGTTCGTTGCTGACATCAATATCAGCGTAGTATTTCTTTAGGAATCTGTCGAAGAGGATATCCACCATTTCACAGCCGTCTTTGGAAAACACGTCAATCATATCATCCAGATAGTCCATTCTTCCTTCGTCCAAATCGAATTCAATGATTTCTTTTATGATTTCTTTCATTGTAAAATCTCCTTTCACCGGGCGTCCCGGCCTTTGCGCTGCCGCGCCAAGTGTTTGTTGTAAAAATCCATGGCCTTGACAAGTGTCTCGGTCATCTGCTTCATGGAGGTGTCCGGACGGAAAAAGCTGCGGAGCTTGTCTACCGGCACCTTCACATATTCCACCTGATTACCCTTAACCTCGGACAGAAGCTGCAGCACCGCGTCATCCGTAAGAGTCTGCTCCTCGCTCATGCGCCGCAGCCGTCGGGCCTGGGACAAGGACGGCGTTACCTCATCGCTGTCCATCACGGAGAAGATCATCTCCTGCTCAGACGGCTGCAAATAGGACAGCTCCACCGCCGGAGTCAGGGCGATCTTGCCCTCATCCACCAGCTTCAGGATGTCGGGGATCAGGTTGGTGAGGCGTATGTAGCGTTGGATTTGGTTGCGGCTGTCCGGTGAATTTTCAGCAAGAGAATCAATACTTTTGATTTGGTGACCAAGTTGGTCACCATTTTCTTTTCGCCCCGGCGAGCGTTTTATGGCATCGTATTTCATTTTGTACGCGAACGCCTTTTCGCTTGGGAGAATATGTTCCCTTTGCAGGTTGCTGTCCACCATGGTGATAACAGCCTCCTCGTCTGTCAGGTCGCGGACAATCACCGGCATGGCGTCCATCCCCAGTGCCTTGCACGCTGCCAGCCGCCGGTGGCCGGAGATCAGCTCATAGCCGCCGTCAGGCAACGGCCTTGCCAGCGCCGGAGAAAGCACGCCGGCATCGGCAATGCTCCGCATGAGCTGCGCCATTTCCTCGTCCTCCTTCACCTTGAAGGGGTGATTTCGAAAGGGTGTGAGGGCAGCCAGCGGGATTGCCTCTACCTTTGGCTTTTTCGCATCGAGCCGTTCCTCCGTGCTCATAAAAAGCTCCTCGTACCCGGTCAGCCCCAAATCAATCAATCTGTCGTTCTTCATCGAATCCTTCCTTTCATCGCATAATCGTCTTTTCCTCTTGGGACAGCCGCTGATTTCGCAGCGCCTGCTTCTCCCGCGGGGAGAGGTAGGGGTCGTTTTCCACCCACGCATCCAATTCACACGCCAAGAGGTCTTTCAGCCTTGGGTTATCCTCAATCATGTTATAGGCGGTTTGCTTTTGCTTCCGAAGCCGGGAAAGCTCTGCGGTGCAGGCGGCGCAGGACTTTTTCAGCTCGACCCTCTCCACAGGATCGGCGCAGCCTCGCTGTTTATTGCGGATTTTGCTGCGTGCAGCGGATATTGCATCCATCTCCTTGTCCATTCGTGCAAGAAACCTCTGCACATCCTCCGGCGTGTCCAAATGCTCCCGACACACCAGCGTTATCTCGGCGGTGAAGCGATCCAGCCTGCGGCAAGCTTCCCGGCACTCCGCCGACAGGGGCTGCCGATATTCCTTTTCGTACAGCGGCGCAACGCCCAGCACGATTGCCACACAGCGGAAGAAGCTCAAATACCCGTTGACGCGGGGCAAATGCAGATAAAAATCCCGCTGCCGGTAGTATTTTTCCGTCGGTGGATTCTTCCTGGCATATTCCCGTGTGTAGGGCCTCATGAATTCAAAATAGCGCCGGGTCACACGGATGTCCCGCTGGTTCTCCAGCAGCCTGTCCTGCAGCGCCTCCTTGTCATATTCGGCTCCCAGCCGGAAAGTGCGCATACACTTTTTAGCGCTTAGAGAGCGGATGGTGGCGTACCTGCGGTAGGGATCGCACACGAACACATAGCCCTTTTTCCGCAGCACGGCGCCCAGCTCCGTCCAGCTGCTCGATATCGTCAGCGCCTCGTCCAGTGCCCGCCGCATGAGGTTGTAGCGGGTGGGCTCGTCGTTCTTTTCGGCAAAGTAGACCGACCGCGCCGTTTTATGCCGTTGGGGATTTTTCACCACCGACAGGCCATGCTCCTTGCAGATACGGTCGGACATATCCCGCAGCTTGTAGTAGACCTCGTATTTTGCCTCCAGCTTTTTGCCCGTCCACATATTCACCGGATTCACAACAAAGTGGTTGTGATAAGTGCCGGTGTTGAAGTGGGTGGCAACAAGCACCTGCCGGTCGTTCCCCCAAAGCCGCCGCGCCGTCTCCACGCCGATGCGATGGCATTCCTCCGCCGTAACCTCACCGGTCTTGAAGGACTGGTAGGCGTGGTAGGCCACATTGCCGCCGGCTTTGCCGAAGCGCCTCTGCACGGCAGCCATCTCCCTTGCGGCAGACTCCGCCCTGCAGCCAATTCCGGTGACGGCGTATTGCTGCTCCCCCTCATCCAGGTTTTTTTCTTTGTCGGCAGCATACAGCAGCACCTGCTCCAGGTCGCTCAGCTTGGTCTTGCTGGGGTTGGTGCAGTAGTCCACCACACGGCTGACGCTGTCATGGATTGCCCAGATCTTCGTCACCGCCATCGGCATCCTCCTTCCCGTGATAGGCGCGCAGAAGCAGGCTCTCGATCTCGGTCAAAGCCTCGTCAAAGTCCCTCATGGCAAGCTCGTAGCGGACGGTATCGTGGAGCGTTGTCAGCTTCTGATACGCCAGCATCAGCTCCCGGCGCGGAGCCTCTCTCACTGCTGCGCCGGTTCCCAAGCTTCGGAGATATTCCGACATATTCATGCCGCATTTCTTTGCCTTTCTGCGAATGGTATTCTTCTCGGTTTTATAGACTCGCACATTGATTTCCTCTGTTCGATTCCGCATAGATATCACATCCTTTCAGCGGGGTTACAGGGGCGCGCCCCTTTCGTATCGGCAGATACGGGGGATTTGGGTGCCGCAGGGCTACACAAATCCCATGCTCGTTATCCTTACGGATAAAAAGCGGTGTATAGCCCCGCACCCCTTAAAGCGGCAATTCCTCATCGTCCTCCGCCTCCTCCCATGACGCAGATGACGCTTGTGACGATGCTTGGGGAAGCCGGAAGGTTCCGTCATTCTGTTTCCACAGTGACACAAGTCTCTCGCTCCCGGAGGAACCGTCATAACCGTCAGCACCGTCATGCAGCTCCAAAAGCACCAACCGGGCAGCCGCCGTTTTACGATACTCGTAGGTGATTCCCAGAGGCAGCAGCACATCGCTGTAATGGCGGGTCAGATGCTTGCTGGCGAGGTTGGGCTTCAGCTCCGTATTACCTACGGCGGCAAGCAGCTGGGACACCGTGCCCCGAAACCGCCTATGCGCCAAGAGAAAATCCGCCACCTGAAAAACAAAGTCCGGGATGCGTTCCTTTCGCAAATCCTTGGCGCTGAGCGCCTCGGTAATCTCCCATCGGACGCCCCGCATCTGCATTTTCAGCTTTTTCTCCTCCACATCCCGGCCTGTAATGCAGAGGGTGGCGCAATCGCCGAAGCGGTCATCCTTGCGGAGAATCATCCCCGTATCCGCCACGCCCAAAATGCCTGTGGAGCCGGTCATGTCGTTGAAGATATTGCTGCTGTCCCGCTCCTT from Clostridiales bacterium carries:
- a CDS encoding helix-turn-helix domain-containing protein, with the translated sequence MKINDIDWSKVPDILAKEQVRLLCHCSKRTALYYLKSGKLPCIYSGKKTRCYKIRKEDLMAFIEDRENHPEFYAVPEGWYKESGRTVRQHYSSEIKIDGEDLHEYYRFLLKEYPDVLEVKKVSEITGYAIPVINRWCNKGKVKYFSIRAMNMIPKIYLIDFFCSNAFRTIPRKSEWHISSLQNYRRWKYLDNLQSK
- a CDS encoding site-specific integrase, producing the protein MIAGHLQIKNDNYYMVLNYTDANGKRRQPWIPTGLPAKGNKRRAEKLLLDTRKSFVPPVVSKENEDISSDMLFADYMELWLEIIRSSVEKTTFSSYTQMVKGKIAPYFRNTGLTLDGIQAKHIQSFYLHELKTVSPGTVIHYHANIHKALKYAVKMDLIPFNPADKVERPKKQRYIADYYRQEELERLLEASKDHPYSLLIQMTAFYGLRRSEALGLKWDAIDFERDTITIKHIVTNAKIDGKSEIVCADRAKTKSSLRSLPLVSNIREKLLALREQQKENRRVCGNCYSKKYDGYVFVDAMGNIFNPRSVTANFSKLLEQNGLRHIRFHDLRHSCASLLLANDVPLKQIQEWLGHSDIGTTANIYSHLDYKSKITSANVMDNILTLPDTRQTGWHT
- a CDS encoding helix-turn-helix domain-containing protein, translated to MTKTELQTMYEVMFTDYPDIVNVAQVQSMLKISRHLAYALIGDGDIPGMKIGNAYRVPKINVIRYALSAGNPQPAA
- a CDS encoding ParB/RepB/Spo0J family partition protein; its protein translation is MKNDRLIDLGLTGYEELFMSTEERLDAKKPKVEAIPLAALTPFRNHPFKVKEDEEMAQLMRSIADAGVLSPALARPLPDGGYELISGHRRLAACKALGMDAMPVIVRDLTDEEAVITMVDSNLQREHILPSEKAFAYKMKYDAIKRSPGRKENGDQLGHQIKSIDSLAENSPDSRNQIQRYIRLTNLIPDILKLVDEGKIALTPAVELSYLQPSEQEMIFSVMDSDEVTPSLSQARRLRRMSEEQTLTDDAVLQLLSEVKGNQVEYVKVPVDKLRSFFRPDTSMKQMTETLVKAMDFYNKHLARQRKGRDAR
- a CDS encoding relaxase/mobilization nuclease domain-containing protein; the encoded protein is MAVTKIWAIHDSVSRVVDYCTNPSKTKLSDLEQVLLYAADKEKNLDEGEQQYAVTGIGCRAESAAREMAAVQRRFGKAGGNVAYHAYQSFKTGEVTAEECHRIGVETARRLWGNDRQVLVATHFNTGTYHNHFVVNPVNMWTGKKLEAKYEVYYKLRDMSDRICKEHGLSVVKNPQRHKTARSVYFAEKNDEPTRYNLMRRALDEALTISSSWTELGAVLRKKGYVFVCDPYRRYATIRSLSAKKCMRTFRLGAEYDKEALQDRLLENQRDIRVTRRYFEFMRPYTREYARKNPPTEKYYRQRDFYLHLPRVNGYLSFFRCVAIVLGVAPLYEKEYRQPLSAECREACRRLDRFTAEITLVCREHLDTPEDVQRFLARMDKEMDAISAARSKIRNKQRGCADPVERVELKKSCAACTAELSRLRKQKQTAYNMIEDNPRLKDLLACELDAWVENDPYLSPREKQALRNQRLSQEEKTIMR
- a CDS encoding helicase RepA family protein, whose translation is MNKLQLIDADTLYYKPLAHPKMLIDGVLSDGLAILAGDSKIGKSWMVLWLCLQISRGEAVWGLPTRKTDVVYLALEDREWRVQQRMQELTDSPPENLRFGFSCGQLGAELEGQIEEALREFPSTGLIFIDTLQMVRDNASAKVNAYAQDYKDLSGLKKLADDHGICIFVVHHTRKERDSSNIFNDMTGSTGILGVADTGMILRKDDRFGDCATLCITGRDVEEKKLKMQMRGVRWEITEALSAKDLRKERIPDFVFQVADFLLAHRRFRGTVSQLLAAVGNTELKPNLASKHLTRHYSDVLLPLGITYEYRKTAAARLVLLELHDGADGYDGSSGSERLVSLWKQNDGTFRLPQASSQASSASWEEAEDDEELPL